tcatatccactagccacctaaccacaaacacaatcaacagcggaataacaaataccaatatctaataataaaccaataatcaataaccaaacaacatgaatcatagaaccagcatcctaacaatgtttttaatgactcaactctagcaacctagcaatgccagacaacaaccaatcgagtccctagaacatcctcctcttcattgccttgattccacgatcacactttgcctttatctgcaccacaaagacaaattgcaatgcatgagtattttataaacactcagaaATGcagtcctcccatctactgggctatacacacaagcaatagagatatctctaaccaacaaccaacaatcaacaatcaacaataaacaaaccaggactctgcatcgaccgacactaacatgcatcgaccgacaccggatggggatgcatcgaccgacacaaggttgcatcgaccgatgctagatgtatttgcatcgatcgacactcgcactgtatcgaccgacgcatgctcgacataacgcgaaaaccctaggttttacgcgccgtcctcgcacctgcatcgaccgacacacaaaagtgcatcgaccgatgcaatgccgagcatcgtgttttctcCGAAGCTTCTTTCCTGATCTtcattcctacaaccacaaaactcgatcccaagccacaagaaagcttcctaacgtcccaaatatcaatctaacaagcctaacaacacataacaagcaaatatgagagatctctagcttagttaagccatggtcatgtacttacctttgccaagatgattctaaacctcaaacaatcaagaaacccctcctagcaagctcctacaacgttctaagcctcagatctcaccatGAACGCCACAAATCTCCAAGAATCTCCCCAAAGCGCTCAAgaactcttttcctctcttattttctctcaaaatcggCCAAAACcatcgaatgagacaaaaacacgacttaagggtttttctaacccaaaacacagcgtttaacttaagtcaaaacgcaaaaaactgaacctgcatcgactgatgaactatatgcatcgaccgatgcaatcccctaaactgagatttcggttcgcggatgttacaatgaTCTTTACCGATAATATTGGTAGAACTTATgttgatttaaatttaatttgtatgtTCTTAACAAAAAGaactcacaatttttttaattagccaATCTATAATTCTATTTATTCAGTAATTGTATAAGTGTGTCAAAGTTGTATGTTTTTATATTGtacttttaaaagttacatTTTCTGTAATAAATACATCGATTCGAATTCATATACTTTTTTGTCAACTTAAATCATGTATCTTttctttaatatcaaaatacTTATGAAGATCttactataatataaaaaggTAGAATAAATAGTCATTAATTTGGATATTGACAGtataaagtatttaaaattcaccaattaatcaaaatatttttaaactgaCAACTTCAAAGCTATTGAAAAACAGTTTAcagaaataatataataaatataatatatacaatttcaaatttgaattctTACAGTCAACAAAATGTTGCGTATGagtttcataaatttaaatgaaatagaaggtttatattttatataattattgcaatttgtttcttttgatcactttgaataattttaataaaaagctactaaaattttgttttagataataattcataaaacctaatatatttttagtttacaaTTAGTATATCTTAGTTACAATATTTAAgctaattattattaaattgattttaagataactaacaatatatttcaatatatattactatactATGTTTAGTTTACCCACGCATCGCATGGAACTTATTCTAGTAAAACGATATAGCACCAATACTTTTAAAACAATAGATGTAGTTTGAGACAGGTGTCTATCAGcgaaaatggaaaaaaagttaaaaccaatGGAAATATGTTTAATCAATGGGATTCCTTTAATCAATAAATGTTAAAACCAATGGAAATACTCCGAAATAAAAGATCTAGAGTTTGACTCAAATTCCTATTTTTTGCTTATATGATAGGTAAAAAGCGTTCAActattccttttaaaatatttcgaTTTAATTGTTCACTTGTACATATGAATTCAAAAATATCTTAAactacacattttaaaaaaaaacctcaaaaatttaaaattatggtttaaatcataaaatgttatattattaaataatcaattgaTCTTAtagattattttcatatatatcaacaagttaatagtaaatttatacattttactTTTTCATTCAAAATGATGTCAAAATTGACTAGCATGTTTGAAAAATGTCACACATGTCACCATATTAGAATTTAGATTGGGAAAAATGCCATAAAAATCCCCAAGTTTCAAAAATGGGACAAAATAATCCCCAACTCTTAAGATGTCATTTTAATCCCCAACTTTGAGTTGACTTAACCAAAAAATAGCAAACTTTCTTTGACCTTGCCTTTTTAGGCACAGGGTTAAGTCTCCGTCAGAAGCTAGTAGACGGGGTTAACAAACCGTTAAAGGCTTCCGTTTAGCCAAAACGTCGACGTCTTATTAACGAAAGAACAACATCGTTTACAACTaaaaaattcccaaatcgaTTACAaatcgaaaaccctaaaaaaaaaatccccaaattctcTCTAAGTCTTCGCAAATCGTCTTCATGGCACGGAACCGTGGAGGAAGAAAGCAAGTTCCGTCTCGGCGGTCATTGCGATTGATGAATACTTCAGAGAAAGACTCCACTCAAACAAGATCTGAAGTCGAGACGGTTGAGATTCAATCTGATATTGATGTGGATCGAACAGAGACTGGTAAGGATCAAATCGAAGAGGAGACTGAGAAGGATGGACCTGAGGCGGATCGAATCAAAGAGGAGACTGGTCCTGAGGCTGATCGAATCGAAGAGGAGACTTGTCCTGAGGCTGATCGAATTGAAGAGGAGACTGGTCCTGAGGCTGATCGAATCGAAGAGGAGACTGGTCCGGAGGCTGATCGAATCGAAGAGGAAACTGGTAAGGATCAAATTCCTTCTGATACTGAGACGAATCGAAACCCATTGGAGACTGAGGACGTGGCGATGATTCCTGAACCAAACAGTGAGCCAATGGCAAAGGCGGTTCCTCAACCCAAACTCAAACGCAAGCGTAAAAGGAAGAAGGTTGCTGAAGATATTGAAGATGACCGAGAGGCTGTTAGTGGAGATGATTGTGAGGTAGTTGGTGATGATGACTGTGATGAGGTTAGGTATGCAGACGAAGGTAATCGTGAAGAAGCTCATGaagctcatgaagatgatggtgtaGATGGTGTAGAAGAAAGAGACGAAGGTAGCCGTGAAGAAGCTCAACCATCTAAAGGACCATCTTCTCAACCATCTCAAGGACCACCAGCTCAGCCATCACAAGGAGCACCATCTCAACCAACTCAACCAGCTCAACCATCTCAACCATCTCAACCATCACAACCATCACAAGGGAGATCTCATCCAACAACCTCAGTCAGAGGAAGATCTCATCCAACGACCTCAGTCAGATCAAGAACTCATATGGGCGGATCACAGGGAAGTTCACAGCGAGGAGGTTGGGCACCATGGTTTGAATGTTCACGCTAAACTTCAAAGTCGGGTTTCGTTTGggtactctgtttttttgtttgtttggattgCTTTTTGGCCTTTTGTTTGTATCAAACCATGTTCTATCATGATTGAGACACAATTCAAACAAGAGATTTCCATTTTCCATTACTTTTGAGATCAAAGAAATCATCCAACAAGAAATATCACAAAGAGTTTACATTAAGCTCACAAAGAGTTTACATTAAGCTCTTTTTAATAACCTAACATAAAAGTCTTCTGATTTCCTTGCCTAAACAATACAAAACTACACAAAATGGTCATAACACAAAGCCAAACAAAACCGACTTTGAAGCACATCATAAACTTGCGTAGTTCTTTTTTATTGGCCatgtcttcttccttcaatTCTTTCACCATAGCATCTATCTCATTGACCTCTGCTTTGATTTTGCTAATCTCATTTGCAATGATGGATAGTCTTGGAAAGgcatcttctacttcttcaaaCACGGCATCCTCCACCCACTTGAACAAATGATTCTAAtgtacaattaaatgaaatacaGTTAGCTTACCATGATTATGAAACCGAATTTGAACTGCACGAATTGACTATAACTTACATCCCTTTTGCTTGTCCACGTATTTACATCTCGTTTGCTTACACAACGAAAGAATGGTCGTCCCGGGTTCTCTTGAGTTTTAGAGGTAAATATCTTGACATCTAAGCCACACACACACTTCGACGGCACACCACGTTCACCTACGCCACCAGATGTGATAGAACTTGAACTCATCGGAAAAGAGAGAGGTTGAGAAATCGAATTGGggatttgaaaactaaaacctagaaatcgatttggggattctTATTTCCTTCGTTGTTCTCTCGTTAATAAGACGTCGACGTTTTGGCTAAACGGAAGCCTTTAACGGTTTGTTAACCCCGTCTACTAGCTTCTGACGGAGACTTAACCCCGTGCCTAAAATGGCAAGGTCAAAGAAAGTTTGCTATTTTTTGGTTAAGTCAGCTCAAAGTTGGGGATTAAAATGACATCTCAAGAATTGGGGATTATTTTGTCCCATTTTTGAAACTTGGAGATTTTTATGGCATTTTTCCCAATTTAGATTTGATTGATATTAGCAGT
The Camelina sativa cultivar DH55 chromosome 15, Cs, whole genome shotgun sequence DNA segment above includes these coding regions:
- the LOC109129207 gene encoding uncharacterized protein At1g43920, Chloroplastic-like, which produces MSSSSITSGGVGERGVPSKCVCGLDVKIFTSKTQENPGRPFFRCVSKRDVNTWTSKRDNHLFKWVEDAVFEEVEDAFPRLSIIANEISKIKAEVNEIDAMVKELKEEDMANKKELRKFMMCFKVGFVWLCVMTILCSFVLFRQGNQKTFMLGY
- the LOC104748574 gene encoding RNA polymerase II degradation factor 1-like; translated protein: MARNRGGRKQVPSRRSLRLMNTSEKDSTQTRSEVETVEIQSDIDVDRTETGKDQIEEETEKDGPEADRIKEETGPEADRIEEETCPEADRIEEETGPEADRIEEETGPEADRIEEETGKDQIPSDTETNRNPLETEDVAMIPEPNSEPMAKAVPQPKLKRKRKRKKVAEDIEDDREAVSGDDCEVVGDDDCDEVRYADEGNREEAHEAHEDDGVDGVEERDEGSREEAQPSKGPSSQPSQGPPAQPSQGAPSQPTQPAQPSQPSQPSQPSQGRSHPTTSVRGRSHPTTSVRSRTHMGGSQGSSQRGGWAPWFECSR